The Candidatus Cloacimonadota bacterium genome includes the window ATAAACAAGGATTTTGTAATATATTTTTTTCTTATTGTAAATTTAGATAAGGGTCGATTTATCATTATTTGTATTAAATTAAAGTATAGTTTTTGAACAAACCAGAAATCTTTACGGGAAAATAATTTTATTTTATCATCCATAATTTAATCTGTGAGCAATTTGTTTTAGCATAAAGAATTGCATAATATTTTTTTGTCAAATGTTATATAAAAATTTTTATAAAATTTTAACTTATCACTTTTCATTCTTTTATATAAACATTCCTGTATACTTTCTCAAACTCATCTTTGCCGCAAATCAGCATAGTTGTGAGAGGAGCAACTTTTTTGCATTCTGCGACAATCCAATGAGCTAATTCTCTTATCTCCCATTGAGCATTCCTGTCCTCACGCAAACGAGCAAAATTGCATAACTCACGCAAATTCAATTTAAATATAACCAATTTATGATGAGCATTTGTCAAAATGTAATTCTTAATCTCCGGATAAGTCTTTGCAAGTTTAGAATAAAATTTTTCTGTCTCCCCTATGATTTGTGTAAACTCTTCTTGCTTGCCAATTGCTATAATACTTTCAGGAATGGTATATCCATAATCGGTTTTGTAATCGGAAGTAATAATAGTACTCATTCTATGCCGTTTCAGTTGTGCAAAACAGGATGCACTGATGTTTAATTGAAAAATAAATTCCGCCAATTCAAACTCACGAGGTAATGAATCATAACTTTCAATATTTTCTAAAGATTCAAGAATATGATTTCTCTTTTCTTGTAATGACATTTGCTTAACTCTGTTTAATAAATCTTCAAATGAATTCCCTGTTTTTCGAAAAAGAAGAGTTGCCAATACTTTTTCATCACAATTGTCTGTATAATTTAATAATTTATTTTTATATCCATCTGAATTTGGTTCAAAATGTGAGGCTGTATAGATTTTATATCTGCTTCTATCATATTCTGAAGGTTTAATATATTTAATCAATGATGGAGCAACAGATTTCACTTCGTTATAAATTTTATCAGCAAGTTCAGTTGCCTCCTTAAAAGGAATTGCATATAATCTTTTCAATAATCTTTCAACACTTCTTGCATTAATGGTCATTCCCATCTGGGCTTGAGTAGCAAGTGAAAGTACATATCGAGAATCTTCTTTTGCCTTTCCTTCCAATTCTCTCTTACTTAATTTTTGAGGTGAACTATAATTTTCATTTTGTTTAAAGTAATAATCTTTAAGATTTTCAAAGAATTCTAAATAAGCTTGATTTTGTATTTCAATGATTTTAATAAATTCATTACGAAATTCTAAATCGTTTTTTATTTCAGCAGGCAAAACATAATCACCGTGAAGTGTAACATATCTTTGTGATTTTTCAGTAAAAGAAGCTAATCGTGTTCGCTGGACAAATTCAGTTAAATATCGCGAAATACCAATAATATCAAGATTAAACACAGCATGTTCTGCAATGGAACTATGCCCCATATCAAACACAATTTTTTGATTTGATTTTCTTGCTTTTTCAACATCTTCTACAGATTGCTTGCGTAATTCATCAACTGATTTCTGAGACCTGCTAATGCGTGCGTAGGCTGCAGAAATAGTTTCTGGAGTAAACTGAATTTTTTCAAATTTATCCTTTATAGCTTTCAGATTATTTAATTTTTTTAAGCAATTAGAAAAATCCTTAATCTGGTCAAAATCTATATTAAAGCCAGCGAGTTTTACCTGCAATTACTCTCCTATATATTAATCAGCCACCTGCCTTCGTCAAACTACAGCAAGGCAGGCAAAATCACACCCGTTCTCCGTCCCGATTCCATCGGGACTGCGTCCATTCTCCGTAGTCCCGATGGAATCGGGACGAAGGATGAAAAGGGTGAACAAAAAAACACTTAACTACTAACCACGAACATCACGAACAAATATTAAATCATTTTCTTTACATCAAAAGATAAGATGAACTCTTGGTAATAAAGAAAGGACAGAATTAGTGGTTATAAATCAAGTTCTTTGATTGTCTTTTTAGTTGGAACACCGTTTGAATCCCATCCCCTTATAGCATAATATTTATCAAGCATCTCATCAAGTTTTACAACTCTGTTTCGTGAAGGTCCCTCACTAAACTTTTCTGTAAGAAAACGGGAAGGAAGCATATCGTCTTCTCGTGTAAATCCTGCTTTTGCATTAAAATCTCTCTCAAGGGTATAGATTCTTTTACCAATTTTTAATACTTCTTCATCGGTAAATTCAATGCCTGTTACACAGTTTAACATTTCTGTGAATGTAGATACTCCTAACGCAAATTGGAGAAATCTACACAAAATTATTGAATCAACAAAAGCAGAAATATCCTGAAGAAGAACAACTATTTCTGGTTTCCCTTTAGTAGAAAATCTATCCAGAAATACAGGCTGGCCTAAAATTTCAGGTCCAATCATATATGCACGCATATGACAGCCGCCCCGATTAGATGTTGCAAAAGCGAGTGCTTGACCTTGTGCTCCACGAGGGTCATAAGCAGGAAGCTCCATACCTTTTACCTGCATTGAGAGTTCCTGTCTACCATATTTCTCGGAAAGTCGTTTAGAACCTAATGCAAGTTCTACACCAATACCTCGCTTATATGCAATATCCTCAACAATTCCAACAATTTTCTTTGCCTCTCCCCATTTTAAATTATAAGGGAATGCTCCAACCTCAGATAATTCCATTGCACATCCAATAGTATTTCCTGTAGAAATTGTATCAAGTCCAAGCTCATTACAAGTGTAATTTGCCTCAGTAACCGCTTTTAAATCATTAATACCTAATTGTGCACCAAAAGCCCATACAGTTTCATATTCCGGCCCTTCACCTTGTCTATTTGCAGTCTTAGTTGACCTTCCGCAAGCAATTGGACATTTATAGCATGCACTCTTTTTCTGAACAATAGATTCAGCAATTTTCTCACCACTTATGCCTTCGGCATCATTAAAAACTCCATACTTAAAATTTCTGGTTGGAAACATACCATGCGCATTTATCACATTAACAAGAACAGATGTGCCTAAAACTTTTAATGATTTTCCAGTTATCGGATTTTTATCAACAAGTCTATCAATACGGAAAAGAAGGTCTTTCAGTTTATTCGGGTATCTAACAGAAACGGTTTTAGTGCCATAAGCAGCAATTGCTTTAAGGTTTTTGGAACCCATAATAGCCCCAAAACCACCTCTACCAGAGGCTCTATCTCTATCATTCATTATTGATGCAAATAGAACCTTATTTTCTCCTGCAGGACCGATACATGCAATAGATGTCTTTGAGGAAGTCTCATTCATAATCGCATCTCTGGTTTCATGGGTATTTTTTCCCCAAATATGTTCAGCATTTCTTATTTCAACTCCTGCTTTAGTAATATAGAGATAAACAGGCTTGGCGGATTTTCCTTGAATTATTATTCCGTCAATACCTGTTCCTTTCAGCCGTGCACCGAAATTTCCTCCAGAGCTTGAATCACAAATTGTAGTAGTAAGAGGAGACCGTGAAATCACCTGATAACGGCCGGATGTAAGAACAGTACCTGTCAAGGGACCTGTTAGAAAAATCAAAGCATTTTCAGGGGAAAATGGGTCTGTGAACTGTGAACATATCTGTGTATAAAGTTTGACCCCCAATCCTCTACCTCCAAGATATTTTCTCCTTAGTGATTCCTTAATTGCGATTGTTTCTTTTTTCCTTGTACTAAGATCAACTTTTATAATTTTACCCATCCATCCATTCATGAAAGATCTCCTTTTCTATTCGTAAAACTTATTATATTTATCTCTATGAGGACAAGTTAAGCATTTCTTTTTATAATAGGTATAAACTGCTTTGGGAACTTTTGCTAATGATATGTATCTTGAAGGACAAATGTGACATGGAATTTCAGGTTCAAGCCATGATTCTGGTGCAAATTTATAAAGTGATGCTCCTTCTAATATGGCAACACTTGCACTGGTGCCTAATCTTGTTGCACCTGCTTTAATCAATCTCCAGGCATCTTTGAAATTCTTTATACCGCCGGCAGCCTTTACTCCAATGTCAGGTCCCACTGTTTTTCTCATAAGCTGAATATGGGCTGGAAAGGCACCAAAAGCTCCAAAACCAGTTGAAGTTTTAACAAACTTTGCTCCAGCTTTAACAGCAAGTTCACAACCTTTGACAATTTCATCATCAGTAAGATAACCCGTCTCAAGTATTACTTTAACAAGAGCCGGATAACTTGCTTCTACAACTTGCGTTATATCATCTAATACAAAATCATATCTTTTATCTCTAAGTGCACCAACATTTATAACCATATCAATCTCTTCAGCGCCTTCTTGAACTGCTTTTTTCGCCTCGCATGCCTTTATGTAACTCGTATTTGCACCAAGTGGAAAACCGACTACATTACAAACTAAAACCTCGCTTTCCTTTAGCTGTTCATAGGCAAATTTAGTAAATGATGTATTTATGCACACTGAATAAAAGCCAAACATTTTTGCTTCGTTACAAAGATTGAGAATTTTTTTCTCTCCCGAACTTGATTTCAGTTCAGTATGGTCTATCATTTTGGCTAATTTTTTCACATCTATCATATCTTCCTTCTTATTTTTGATGGAGAAATTTTCTTTGTGCCTCTATATTTTTTTTCTGTTTTTTAATGATTTATATTCGTCCAGAGATATTGTAATTCCAAATTGGTCTTCATCTTTTAGTTCAACGGTAGAAATCAAGTAATTGTTTTTGGTTACTTTCATTCTTTTTCTCTTATATATAATTTCATCATTTAGAGATGGAAACCCCTTAGCTTTTTCCAAATAAAAATCTTCTTCATACGCAAGACAACACAATATTTTTCCGCAAGGGCCTGTAATTTTGGAAGTTGTAGCAGTTACATTTTGGTGCTTAGCCATTTGGATTGTAGCTCTATCAAAATTCAAATTGAGATTCTTACAGCAAAGTTCTCTTCCGCAAGGGCCGAATCCTCCAAGTCTTTTGATTTCCTGCCTTTCGTTAATCTGTCTTAACTCAATCCGTGTCCGAAATATTTGTGCCAAATCTTTAAGAAAATTACGAAAATCAACACGCTTTTCCGCCATAAAATAAAATGTTAGTTTATTACCATCAAACTGATATTCCACATCAACCAGATTCATGTTAAATGGCTGATTTTTTAATGCTTCCAAAAATTTTTTTTGGGCACCCTTTTCCTTTTTACGAACACGAGCAAGTCTTTTCAGGTCATCATTATTGGCTGGGCGGATAATTTTTTTTATATCTTCCTTCTTTATGTAAACATCTTCGGGCTTAACAGAAAACATTGCGACTCTGCCTATATCAGCTCCTTTTTCAGCTTCAACAATTACATATTGTCCTGTATGGAGTTTTATATTTTTGGGATTAGCAAAAAATCCTTTTCTGTCATATTTAAATCGTATTTCAACTAATTTGTCCATTTCTTTTTCTATTAAAAACATTTCTCATTTTCGTAGAATTATCAAAGCATTTTTTCAAGATTTTTTCTTCAAATTTTTCTAACTTAAGCCCTCTTCTCTTTTTAACGAGCCTGATTGTTTCAAATATTTTATTAATTCTATAATCTTTTAAATTCGTTGCAGTTCCCCAACTAAAAGAGGGTATAAATCCACTAAATAAATCAGCAGAATATAAGTTACACCCAATTCCAACTATGCAGCCAGTATTGAACATTGTATTTATACCGCTTTTTGAATAGTCACCAATTATCATTCCAAAAAATTGCATTCCTGTATTGATATATCTTCTTTCTGGATAAAAATATGCTTTTACTTTTTTATAATTATTTTTTAAGTCACTGTTATTTGTATCTGCACCCAAATTTACCCATTCACCAACATAGGAATGCCCGAGAAATCCATCGTGTTGTTTATTTGAATATCCTTGAAACATTGTCTCTTCAACTTCTCCACCTAATTTACATACTTTACCAACAGATACTCCATGATAAATTTTTGCTCCAACTTTAATTATACTATTTTTACCAATGTAAGCTGGACCAAATATAACTGCATTCGCCATAATTATACTATTATCATCCAGAAAAATTGGTCCTGCACTTGCATCCAGAACAACATTTGGTGCAATGGTTACATCTTTACCAATGAATATCTTCTCATTATTAATCAAATGAATGTTTTCGTTCTTATCAATATAATTTGTCTTGCTTTTAGTGATAATTTGAAAATCTTTAGTAATAGCGTCAGAATTCTTATCAACGAGTTCCCAAATGTAATTTATAGGTTTGATGTTTAATTGCTCTCGTGATATATCTTTCATTAACTTATGTATATCCTCTGATGAAATTGATATATCAGCATTGATGTTTTTCTTAAAAGCAATACAGGTTTGTTCAAAAAATAATCCTGTATTATCAGATAATGAATTTATTCTTCTTGCGATTTCACCATTAATAAGCAAGCTTCCATTTATGAAAAGATTGGAATTTTTAGTTAATTGATTTATATGTCGCTCTGGAAATCTATTTCTGTAAAGTTCCTTTAAATCCTTTCTTACAATAAGATGATAATCATACTCGGGATAATAGTAAGCAATTTTCTGTCGTAGTTTTAAAATACCACATCTAAGGTCAAAAACTGCACGTGTATAAGTCAAAGGTAAAAAATTTTCCCATCTTGAATCTTCAAAAATGTTAATTTTCATAAAAACCTTTAATCTTCCTGACATCCGTAGTTTTAACGAAGGATGTTAATCTTTAATCTTGTTCTTTGCGGTTTATCGCTCTATGTTATAGAGTGCCTATAATAATTAATTTCTTTTATTTATTGCAAGATTATTGTTTATTATTTCATTTGCAATTGAGTAAGGGTCTGTATTCTTTTTATAGACTGAATCAACCATTTTTAACAGTTTATTATTAGATTGCAATTTTTCTTTTGTATTAGATAACAGAATTCCTTGAATTATTGAAATAATTTCGTTTTCAATCCTTCCTTTTTGTTTACGAGTGTGTATATGATTATCATATAAAAATTCTTTATGATTTTCAATAGTGCAATAAAGTTCATCAATTCCTTTATTGTCTTTAGCAATTGTTTCAACTATTGGAGGGACATAATTCGTTTTCTTTTCTGAAAGTTGCTGTAATATTTCTAAACTGGTTACAATCTTTTTACAACCTTGTCTATCGCATTTATTAACAACAAATATATCGCCAATTTCCATTATACCAGCTTTCATAATTTGAATACTATCTCCGGAACTTGGTGTAAGCACAAGCACAACTGTATCAGCATATTTCACTATTTCTACTTCTGATTGCCCAACACCAACAGTTTCAATCACAATATAATCACATCCTAACACAGACAAAACAGTAATAGCATTATTTGTATTGGGAGCCAGACCACCCAGATGGCCTTGTGTACTCATACTTCTGATAAAAATTCCATTGTCAGTTGAATGTCGTTGCAAGCGGATTCTATCTCCTAAGATTGCTCCGCCGGAAAATGGGCTGGTTGGGTCAATTGCTATTACCCCAACTGTTTTATTCTGGCTACGAAATCTATCAATTAATTTATCAGTAATAGTGCTTTTGCCAACACCTGGTGCACCAGTTATACTTAATAAATAGCTTTTCTTTCTATATGGATAGATGGATTTTATTATTTGCTCAGAATGATTATTATTTTCAAGAAATGTAATCAATTTAGCAGCAGCATGAAAATCTCCCTGTAAAAGCTTTTCAGTCAATTTTTCTATATGCATACTTTAATAATCGAAAATTAATCATAAACATAATCTTTTAAATAATTAATAATTTCTTCAACATCCTGCTTAAAATTTTTTGGAATTATAATTCTCAAAAGCATCTTTTTTTTATCAATTGTAGTATAATTACAGTATCCTTCAAATGATTCTAAAATAAAACCTATGAATTGCAAATCAG containing:
- the meaB gene encoding methylmalonyl Co-A mutase-associated GTPase MeaB, whose amino-acid sequence is MHIEKLTEKLLQGDFHAAAKLITFLENNNHSEQIIKSIYPYRKKSYLLSITGAPGVGKSTITDKLIDRFRSQNKTVGVIAIDPTSPFSGGAILGDRIRLQRHSTDNGIFIRSMSTQGHLGGLAPNTNNAITVLSVLGCDYIVIETVGVGQSEVEIVKYADTVVLVLTPSSGDSIQIMKAGIMEIGDIFVVNKCDRQGCKKIVTSLEILQQLSEKKTNYVPPIVETIAKDNKGIDELYCTIENHKEFLYDNHIHTRKQKGRIENEIISIIQGILLSNTKEKLQSNNKLLKMVDSVYKKNTDPYSIANEIINNNLAINKRN
- a CDS encoding FAD-dependent thymidylate synthase — protein: MQVKLAGFNIDFDQIKDFSNCLKKLNNLKAIKDKFEKIQFTPETISAAYARISRSQKSVDELRKQSVEDVEKARKSNQKIVFDMGHSSIAEHAVFNLDIIGISRYLTEFVQRTRLASFTEKSQRYVTLHGDYVLPAEIKNDLEFRNEFIKIIEIQNQAYLEFFENLKDYYFKQNENYSSPQKLSKRELEGKAKEDSRYVLSLATQAQMGMTINARSVERLLKRLYAIPFKEATELADKIYNEVKSVAPSLIKYIKPSEYDRSRYKIYTASHFEPNSDGYKNKLLNYTDNCDEKVLATLLFRKTGNSFEDLLNRVKQMSLQEKRNHILESLENIESYDSLPREFELAEFIFQLNISASCFAQLKRHRMSTIITSDYKTDYGYTIPESIIAIGKQEEFTQIIGETEKFYSKLAKTYPEIKNYILTNAHHKLVIFKLNLRELCNFARLREDRNAQWEIRELAHWIVAECKKVAPLTTMLICGKDEFEKVYRNVYIKE
- a CDS encoding putative sugar nucleotidyl transferase, which translates into the protein MKINIFEDSRWENFLPLTYTRAVFDLRCGILKLRQKIAYYYPEYDYHLIVRKDLKELYRNRFPERHINQLTKNSNLFINGSLLINGEIARRINSLSDNTGLFFEQTCIAFKKNINADISISSEDIHKLMKDISREQLNIKPINYIWELVDKNSDAITKDFQIITKSKTNYIDKNENIHLINNEKIFIGKDVTIAPNVVLDASAGPIFLDDNSIIMANAVIFGPAYIGKNSIIKVGAKIYHGVSVGKVCKLGGEVEETMFQGYSNKQHDGFLGHSYVGEWVNLGADTNNSDLKNNYKKVKAYFYPERRYINTGMQFFGMIIGDYSKSGINTMFNTGCIVGIGCNLYSADLFSGFIPSFSWGTATNLKDYRINKIFETIRLVKKRRGLKLEKFEEKILKKCFDNSTKMRNVFNRKRNGQIS
- the ricT gene encoding regulatory iron-sulfur-containing complex subunit RicT; protein product: MFLIEKEMDKLVEIRFKYDRKGFFANPKNIKLHTGQYVIVEAEKGADIGRVAMFSVKPEDVYIKKEDIKKIIRPANNDDLKRLARVRKKEKGAQKKFLEALKNQPFNMNLVDVEYQFDGNKLTFYFMAEKRVDFRNFLKDLAQIFRTRIELRQINERQEIKRLGGFGPCGRELCCKNLNLNFDRATIQMAKHQNVTATTSKITGPCGKILCCLAYEEDFYLEKAKGFPSLNDEIIYKRKRMKVTKNNYLISTVELKDEDQFGITISLDEYKSLKNRKKI
- a CDS encoding aldehyde ferredoxin oxidoreductase family protein; amino-acid sequence: MNGWMGKIIKVDLSTRKKETIAIKESLRRKYLGGRGLGVKLYTQICSQFTDPFSPENALIFLTGPLTGTVLTSGRYQVISRSPLTTTICDSSSGGNFGARLKGTGIDGIIIQGKSAKPVYLYITKAGVEIRNAEHIWGKNTHETRDAIMNETSSKTSIACIGPAGENKVLFASIMNDRDRASGRGGFGAIMGSKNLKAIAAYGTKTVSVRYPNKLKDLLFRIDRLVDKNPITGKSLKVLGTSVLVNVINAHGMFPTRNFKYGVFNDAEGISGEKIAESIVQKKSACYKCPIACGRSTKTANRQGEGPEYETVWAFGAQLGINDLKAVTEANYTCNELGLDTISTGNTIGCAMELSEVGAFPYNLKWGEAKKIVGIVEDIAYKRGIGVELALGSKRLSEKYGRQELSMQVKGMELPAYDPRGAQGQALAFATSNRGGCHMRAYMIGPEILGQPVFLDRFSTKGKPEIVVLLQDISAFVDSIILCRFLQFALGVSTFTEMLNCVTGIEFTDEEVLKIGKRIYTLERDFNAKAGFTREDDMLPSRFLTEKFSEGPSRNRVVKLDEMLDKYYAIRGWDSNGVPTKKTIKELDL
- a CDS encoding DUF4911 domain-containing protein, encoding MQIDIVSEKILDDEATELIVQTNSTDLQFIGFILESFEGYCNYTTIDKKKMLLRIIIPKNFKQDVEEIINYLKDYVYD